From Bacteroidales bacterium:
TTTTCATCCTGTCTCTCTGGATGCTCAAAAAAAAATCAGTTTAAACATCATAAAAAACGACAGTTCTGAATTCAACATTAAAAAGATTCATGTTGATAAAACATACCCCACTAATGAAGGAGCTTCAATGGCAGTTAACAACATACTTGCAAATTTGCATAGCCAGGGATATTTGTCCGCGCGCATAGATAGTACTTTTTCAGATTCTCTGAATTATAAAGCTTATATAAGCACAGGGAAAAAGTATTATTATGTAACCTTAAAAAAAGGAAATCTAGACAGATATCTTATCAATGTTATCAATTTTAAAGAGCATAATTTTTCCGGGAAACCTTTCAAGTACGAACAAATAGTAAGAATGTCAGAAGAGCTTCTTCAATACTGCGAAAACAATGGTTATCCCTTTGCTTCATTTCAACTTGACAGTATTACTATTTTTGAAAACAAAGTTGATGCATCCATAAATTTTCAAAAAAACAACAAAATAACCATTGACAGCATCATTATAAAAGGGAACAGCAAACTTGCCAAATCATATCTGAAAAATTACCTGGGCATTAAAGAAGGCAATCTTTACGACGAATCATTAATTGTCAATATAAGTCCTAAGTTGCATGACCTTGCTTTTATCAATGAAATTAAGCCTTCTGAGGTTATGTTTACTGAAAAAAATGCAAAAATATTTTTATACATTGATAAGAAGAAAGTGAGCCGTTTTTATGGTGTAATAGGTATTTTACCGAATAATCAGGTATCCGGCAAAATTCTCATCAATGGTGAATTAAAATTAACATTGTTAAGCGCCTTCAACCGGGGTGAATTGATAGACCTTAACTGGAGAAGTATTTCAAAAGGTACACAGGATTTAAAGGTTAACCTTGCTTACCCATATCTTTTTTCAACGCCTCTGGGAATAAATTATAAATTCGCGCTTTACAAACAGGACACAACTTATCTGACACTGAACCATAACATAGGCTTGCAGTATTTCTTCCGGGGAAATACATACATCAAAGCTTATGCAGATATATACAGCTCTGACCTTCTGAATGTAAAAGGCTTGGAAGCCATCACTGTGTTGCCTGATTATGCAGATATTTCTTCCAGTCTTTACGGGATTGAATTTTTAAAAGAACAATATGACTACCGGCTAAATCCATTAAAAGGATATAGAATTAACACTTCCTTTGCGGCGGGGACAAAAAAAATTAAAAAAAATTCATCTATCAACAGCTTTGTTTATGATAGCATCCAATTGAAGACCAGTCAGTTTAAAATTTCACTTAATGGTTCCATTTTTATTCCGCTGTTTAAAAAAACCACTTTATTAATTGGGAGCGATAATGGTTATATTATCAATAAACAGATTTTTGAAAACGAGCTTTTCAGGCTGGGTGGACTGAATTCGCTGCGCGGCTTTGATGAAGAGTCAATAAGTGCATCTTATTATAATACATTAATTTTAGAAATAAGGTATTTATTTGAAAGAAATTCCTTTGTAGCCATATTCGGGAATGCCGCTTATTATGAAAAAAACACTCATAATAATTTCACACATGATATTCCTTATGGTTTTGGGGCAGGTGTGGCATTTGATACAAAAATCGGGATATTCACACTGTATTATGCAC
This genomic window contains:
- a CDS encoding BamA/TamA family outer membrane protein, whose protein sequence is MTRKFFHNYILYTLLLILFHPVSLDAQKKISLNIIKNDSSEFNIKKIHVDKTYPTNEGASMAVNNILANLHSQGYLSARIDSTFSDSLNYKAYISTGKKYYYVTLKKGNLDRYLINVINFKEHNFSGKPFKYEQIVRMSEELLQYCENNGYPFASFQLDSITIFENKVDASINFQKNNKITIDSIIIKGNSKLAKSYLKNYLGIKEGNLYDESLIVNISPKLHDLAFINEIKPSEVMFTEKNAKIFLYIDKKKVSRFYGVIGILPNNQVSGKILINGELKLTLLSAFNRGELIDLNWRSISKGTQDLKVNLAYPYLFSTPLGINYKFALYKQDTTYLTLNHNIGLQYFFRGNTYIKAYADIYSSDLLNVKGLEAITVLPDYADISSSLYGIEFLKEQYDYRLNPLKGYRINTSFAAGTKKIKKNSSINSFVYDSIQLKTSQFKISLNGSIFIPLFKKTTLLIGSDNGYIINKQIFENELFRLGGLNSLRGFDEESISASYYNTLILEIRYLFERNSFVAIFGNAAYYEKNTHNNFTHDIPYGFGAGVAFDTKIGIFTLYYALGSQFGQPIAFKQSKIHFGFANTF